From one Rattus norvegicus strain BN/NHsdMcwi chromosome 7, GRCr8, whole genome shotgun sequence genomic stretch:
- the Or6c2 gene encoding olfactory receptor Olr892, whose product MRNQSTITTFILLGLTDDPQLQVLLFIFLFLTYILSVTGNLVIIILTLVDPHLKTPMYFFLRNFSFLEVSFTTVCIPRFLYSISSGDNTITYNACASQIFFVILFGATEFFLLAAMSYDRYVAICKPLHYMAIMNPRVCILLVITCWVSGLMIIIPPLGMGLQLDFCDSNAIDHFSCDAGPLLKISCSDTWVIEQMVILVAVFALIITLICVILSYTYIIRTILRFPSVQQRKKAFSTCSSHMIVVSITYGSCIFIYIKPSAKDEVAINKGVSVLTTSVAPLLNPFIYTLRNKQVKQAFSDSVKRISLISKS is encoded by the coding sequence ATGAGAAACCAGTCAACAATAACAACCTTCATTCTTTTGGGACTAACAGATGACCCACAACTTCAAGttctgctttttatcttcctaTTTCTGACATACATACTTAGTGTAACAGGAAACCTGGTTATCATCATCCTTACCTTGGTGGATCCCCATCTTAAAACACCCATGTACTTTTTTCTTAgaaatttttcatttctagaaGTTTCCTTTACCACAGTCTGTATTCCTAGATTTCTATACAGTATCTCAAGTGGAGATAATACCATTACCTATAACGCTTGTGCAAGTCAAATATTCTTTGTTATTCTCTTTGGAGCAACTGAATTTTTTCTCTTGGCAGCTATGTcctatgatcgctatgtggccatctgtaaaccccttcattatatggccATTATGAATCCCAGGGTGTGTATCTTATTAGTTATCACATGTTGGGTATCTGGCTTAATGATTATTATTCCACCCCTTGGCATGGGCCTCCAACTTGACTTCTGTGATTCCAATGCCATTGATCATTTCAGCTGTGATGCAGGTCCCCTTCTAAAGATCTCCTGCTCAGACACATGGGTAATAGAACAAATGGTTATACTTGTGGCTGTCTTTGCACTCATTATTACCCTAATCTGTGTGATCCTATCCTATACATACATCATCagaacaattctgagattcccttCCGTACAGCAAAGAAAAAAGGCCTTTTCCACCTGCTCATCCCACATGATTGTGGTTTCCATCACCTATGGAAGCTGCATCTTCATCTACATCAAGCCATCAGCCAAGGATGAAGTGGCCATAAATAAAGGAGTTTCAGTCCTCACTACTTCTGTTGCACCTCTGTTGAACCCCTTCATTTATACCTTAAggaacaagcaagtgaaacaggCATTCAGTGACTCTGTAAAGAGAATTTCACTTATATCAAAGAGCTAG